A window of Rattus norvegicus strain BN/NHsdMcwi chromosome 14, GRCr8, whole genome shotgun sequence contains these coding sequences:
- the LOC102550273 gene encoding synaptonemal complex central element protein 2-like, translated as MKVLDLTEKLEERLYQMYSHHNKIIQGRLQAFTQKMAKISHLEMVLKQAFQTVETVETVYKDLCV; from the coding sequence ATGAAGGTCTTGGATCTGACAGAGAAGTTGGAGGAGCGGCTGTACCAGATGTACAGTCACCACAACAAAATCATTCAGGGAAGACTACAAGCATTTACCCAGAAGATGGCCAAGATCAGCCATCTGGAAATGGTGCTCAAACAAGCCTTCCAAACTGTAGAAACTGTGGAAACTGTGTACAAGGACCTATGTGTCTAG